One window of the Desulfolucanica intricata genome contains the following:
- a CDS encoding cobalamin-dependent protein (Presence of a B(12) (cobalamin)-binding domain implies dependence on cobalamin itself, in one of its several forms, or in some unusual lineages, dependence on a cobalamin-like analog.), whose protein sequence is MTEKLELISEALVKGQANRVKTLTEIAIENGIEPMAILEKGLLQGMEVIGKKFRGNSIFIADVLIASRAMHAGLNVLKTHLSASQQILRGRVVIGTVAGDLHDIGKNLVVMMLRGSGLDVVDLGVDVDPEEFAKAVLEYQPDILGMSVMLTTNLYMIPEIVNELERRELRKRVKIIVGGGPVTKEFSQLVKADGFAADALAAVDLVNSLLEKNR, encoded by the coding sequence ATGACTGAGAAATTAGAATTAATTTCTGAAGCTTTAGTTAAGGGGCAGGCTAATAGGGTTAAAACCCTTACGGAAATAGCAATTGAAAATGGAATTGAGCCAATGGCTATTCTGGAAAAGGGTTTGCTTCAGGGCATGGAAGTAATTGGTAAAAAATTTAGGGGAAATAGCATCTTCATTGCCGATGTTTTGATTGCTTCACGGGCAATGCATGCCGGACTAAATGTGTTAAAGACTCATCTGTCAGCAAGTCAGCAAATACTGCGGGGAAGGGTAGTTATAGGGACTGTAGCCGGAGATTTACATGATATTGGGAAGAATTTGGTGGTAATGATGCTGCGCGGCAGTGGTCTTGATGTGGTAGATCTAGGGGTTGATGTTGACCCTGAGGAATTTGCGAAAGCAGTGCTGGAATATCAGCCGGATATTCTGGGTATGTCGGTTATGCTCACTACTAACTTATACATGATACCGGAAATTGTTAATGAGCTTGAGAGGAGAGAGCTTCGAAAACGGGTAAAGATCATTGTGGGTGGTGGGCCGGTTACTAAGGAGTTTTCTCAGTTGGTTAAGGCCGATGGGTTTGCGGCGGATGCGCTGGCAGCTGTGGATTTGGTCAATAGTCTTTTAGAAAAAAATAGATAG
- a CDS encoding cobalamin B12-binding domain-containing protein, with product MWKLSIKFDLITEALMKGQCYRVKTLTEIALENGVKPEDVLEKSLIPGMRIIGDKFRDNILFISDVLIASRAMHAGLNVLKPHLSACRQVKRGKVVIGTVAGDLHDIGKNLVAMMLRGNGLEVVDLGVDVEPEDFVKAVIEYRPDILGISAMLTTTLYLIPETINMLKQRNLRSRVKVIVGGGPVTKEFSQKVKADGFATDAQSAVELVNNLLESE from the coding sequence GTGTGGAAATTGAGTATAAAATTTGACTTAATTACTGAGGCTTTAATGAAGGGGCAGTGTTATAGAGTTAAGACACTTACGGAGATAGCACTTGAAAATGGGGTTAAACCCGAGGATGTTTTGGAAAAAAGCTTAATCCCGGGTATGAGGATTATTGGTGATAAATTTCGAGATAACATTTTGTTTATTTCAGATGTTTTGATCGCCTCACGGGCAATGCATGCCGGGCTGAATGTACTAAAACCCCATTTATCAGCCTGCCGACAAGTGAAGCGGGGTAAGGTAGTTATAGGGACGGTAGCCGGAGACTTACATGATATTGGTAAGAATTTAGTGGCAATGATGCTGCGCGGTAATGGTCTGGAGGTGGTGGATTTAGGGGTTGATGTTGAGCCGGAAGATTTTGTAAAAGCAGTGATAGAATACCGGCCGGATATTCTGGGTATTTCAGCTATGCTTACTACAACTTTGTATTTAATACCGGAGACTATTAATATGCTTAAACAAAGAAATCTTCGAAGTAGAGTAAAGGTCATAGTTGGCGGCGGGCCGGTAACTAAAGAATTTTCTCAGAAAGTTAAGGCAGATGGGTTTGCGACAGATGCACAATCAGCTGTTGAATTAGTAAATAACCTTTTGGAAAGTGAATAG
- a CDS encoding PocR ligand-binding domain-containing protein: MNQQKQNKDIKWLEQMVERSLLEKLLFSFSKSTGLKAVLVDTEGNTIDSANFEMKYCRFCQMIRSDELGVNKCKRSYARAGKEAAKYGEPYIFRCHAGLIAWAAPILLDNDHVGSVICGQVLMWEPEDYFLEEIEEMVKGLNVDLAAVKWSAAQLEVMSSDKVQAAADLLFVVANQIMRYGMTVLEQRRQIAAQQARLAEEIQARKRVEVAMRTIESRAARLYSIDKEYNLKAEVRNGERKSARQLLDSILIDIISKNYENLHTVKTRIVELMVTISRAAVDAGADLNDILKLNVRFYQELLEKQDADDICLWVKNILEIFMDKVEECKDKKNIQAIQKAAEYIRKNYRHKLTIDEIAQVVYLSPCYLSRIFKQSLGCTLTEYITRVRVENAKIMLKNPKFNISQVAEENGFDDPGYFTKVFKKIEGVTPSNFKQNAL; encoded by the coding sequence ATGAATCAACAAAAACAAAATAAAGATATAAAATGGCTGGAGCAAATGGTAGAAAGATCCCTACTGGAAAAACTGTTATTTTCTTTTTCAAAATCAACCGGATTAAAAGCAGTATTGGTGGATACTGAAGGTAACACGATTGATTCCGCTAATTTTGAGATGAAATACTGTCGATTTTGTCAAATGATTCGATCTGACGAACTAGGAGTAAATAAATGTAAGCGCTCATACGCCCGCGCCGGTAAAGAAGCCGCTAAATACGGTGAGCCTTATATTTTTAGATGTCATGCGGGTTTGATTGCCTGGGCCGCCCCCATTCTTTTGGATAATGATCATGTAGGTTCCGTTATTTGTGGACAAGTACTTATGTGGGAGCCGGAAGATTATTTTCTTGAAGAAATTGAAGAAATGGTGAAAGGTTTGAACGTAGACTTAGCGGCAGTAAAATGGTCTGCCGCACAATTGGAAGTAATGTCAAGTGATAAGGTTCAGGCGGCTGCCGACTTACTGTTTGTAGTAGCTAACCAAATTATGAGATACGGTATGACTGTACTGGAGCAGCGGAGACAGATCGCAGCTCAACAGGCAAGGCTGGCCGAAGAAATACAGGCCCGAAAACGTGTTGAAGTTGCTATGCGTACTATTGAGTCCAGGGCTGCACGGTTATATTCTATTGATAAAGAATATAACTTAAAGGCCGAAGTGCGAAATGGGGAAAGAAAGTCTGCCCGGCAACTGCTGGATAGTATACTCATAGATATAATTTCCAAAAATTATGAAAATTTACATACTGTTAAAACTAGAATTGTAGAGCTGATGGTAACTATATCCAGAGCAGCGGTGGATGCGGGTGCTGATTTAAATGATATTTTAAAATTAAACGTCAGGTTTTATCAAGAATTGTTGGAAAAGCAGGATGCTGATGATATATGTCTTTGGGTAAAAAATATATTAGAAATTTTTATGGACAAAGTGGAAGAATGTAAAGACAAGAAAAATATTCAGGCGATTCAAAAAGCTGCGGAATATATAAGGAAAAATTACCGCCACAAATTAACTATTGATGAAATTGCTCAGGTGGTATATCTTAGCCCTTGTTATCTTAGCAGAATTTTTAAACAGAGTCTTGGTTGTACCTTGACGGAATACATTACCCGGGTTAGAGTGGAAAATGCTAAAATTATGCTAAAAAATCCAAAATTCAATATCAGTCAGGTTGCGGAAGAAAACGGTTTTGATGATCCTGGCTATTTCACCAAGGTCTTTAAGAAGATTGAGGGTGTAACACCCAGTAATTTTAAACAAAATGCCTTATAG
- a CDS encoding methyltransferase MtaB domain-containing protein yields MARTFFTELSYNSLEDLVYGYAKKPIKCENGMVIGGGTIYPEVNFTLPSMAINESTMSKVLAQYKEMITGVCEKAKELQVPGMLVEIELLPPCTFNPQWGIDVTKVVKEVMMEYYTKYNLKSLLRMTPVDIREGKDLKHMYHGEHWEKLMETFKGCGEAGADFLAVESVGGKNLHDDAVMNCDLPKALFALGVIGTKDMGILWDNIVKIAAETNSMPSGDTACGFANTSMVLANKNFIPKVFAAIDRVLSAVRTMVAVECGAIGPDKDCGYEGVYLKTITGTPISMEGKSSACAHSSTVGNIAAALADCWSNESVENVRLLGGMAPTVTFENLVYDCRLMNAATAKGKAKDLRDLLVDSDRAFDPQAYVLDPKVVLEISKKIIQGKTHFERAKIAVAATIEELRNASKSEELVLADREVRYLDILEQQLSSVPDDEAKFTEMMIKNNTTDKFDPAKYDM; encoded by the coding sequence GTGGCAAGAACATTTTTTACAGAGTTAAGTTACAATAGCTTGGAAGATTTAGTATATGGATATGCCAAAAAACCAATCAAATGTGAAAACGGTATGGTTATTGGTGGAGGAACAATTTATCCGGAAGTTAATTTTACTCTTCCATCTATGGCTATTAATGAGTCTACTATGTCCAAAGTTTTGGCTCAATATAAGGAAATGATTACCGGTGTCTGCGAGAAGGCGAAAGAATTGCAGGTTCCCGGTATGTTAGTAGAGATTGAGCTACTCCCCCCATGTACTTTTAATCCTCAATGGGGTATTGACGTAACCAAAGTTGTTAAAGAGGTAATGATGGAATATTATACAAAATATAACTTAAAAAGTCTCTTAAGAATGACTCCGGTTGATATCCGTGAAGGTAAAGATTTAAAACATATGTATCATGGCGAGCACTGGGAAAAATTAATGGAGACATTCAAAGGCTGTGGTGAAGCCGGGGCTGACTTTTTAGCTGTCGAGTCTGTGGGTGGCAAAAACCTTCATGATGATGCAGTTATGAATTGTGACCTGCCAAAGGCTCTGTTTGCTTTAGGAGTTATTGGAACCAAAGATATGGGTATTCTTTGGGATAATATAGTAAAAATTGCCGCAGAAACTAATTCTATGCCTTCAGGTGATACTGCCTGTGGTTTTGCTAATACTTCAATGGTTCTTGCTAATAAAAACTTTATTCCTAAAGTTTTTGCAGCTATTGACCGTGTACTGAGTGCGGTAAGGACTATGGTTGCAGTTGAATGTGGTGCGATTGGCCCGGATAAAGACTGCGGTTATGAGGGAGTCTATCTTAAGACTATAACCGGTACTCCGATTTCCATGGAAGGAAAATCCAGTGCCTGTGCGCATTCCAGTACTGTGGGTAATATTGCTGCTGCCCTGGCTGATTGCTGGAGTAATGAATCAGTGGAAAATGTGAGATTGCTGGGTGGTATGGCTCCTACTGTTACATTTGAGAATCTTGTCTATGATTGCAGACTTATGAATGCTGCCACAGCTAAGGGCAAGGCTAAAGATTTAAGAGATTTATTGGTTGATTCTGACAGAGCATTTGACCCACAAGCATATGTACTGGATCCTAAGGTAGTTCTTGAAATAAGCAAGAAAATTATTCAAGGAAAAACACATTTTGAAAGAGCTAAAATCGCTGTAGCCGCTACTATAGAAGAATTGCGTAATGCTAGTAAATCAGAAGAATTAGTACTTGCAGATCGTGAAGTAAGATATCTTGATATTCTGGAGCAGCAATTAAGTAGTGTTCCCGATGATGAAGCTAAGTTTACGGAAATGATGATTAAGAATAATACTACCGATAAATTTGATCCGGCAAAATATGACATGTAA
- a CDS encoding methyltetrahydrofolate cobalamin methyltransferase, translated as MLVVGELINASRKAISAAIKDKDAEAIKKVAVDQREAGADYIDVNAGIFMGKEADYLQWLVTTVQEVTDAPCCIDSPDPNAISAALSVHKGTAMINSISMEKERYENLLPIIAGTDLKVVALCMGDGAMPETTDERLKIADQLINGLVKNNVPIENIYVDPLVQPVGTNKSFGIEFLNAVEAIMTRYKGVHTMCGLSNISFGLPNRKYINQAFAVMAIAKGLDGLIINPLDKQMMANLIVAETLVGRDDFCCNYLEAYRAKKFEF; from the coding sequence ATGCTAGTAGTAGGAGAATTGATTAACGCCAGCCGCAAGGCAATCTCAGCAGCCATAAAGGACAAGGATGCTGAAGCTATAAAGAAGGTGGCTGTTGACCAGCGTGAAGCCGGAGCAGACTATATTGACGTTAACGCAGGTATTTTCATGGGCAAAGAAGCCGACTACCTTCAGTGGCTGGTAACAACTGTGCAAGAAGTTACAGATGCTCCCTGCTGCATTGACAGTCCGGATCCGAATGCCATAAGTGCAGCCCTTTCCGTGCATAAAGGTACTGCAATGATAAATTCCATTTCAATGGAAAAAGAACGCTATGAGAATTTACTTCCTATTATTGCCGGCACGGATTTAAAGGTGGTAGCTCTTTGTATGGGTGACGGAGCGATGCCTGAAACAACTGATGAAAGATTAAAAATTGCAGATCAGCTAATTAATGGGTTGGTTAAGAATAATGTACCCATAGAAAATATTTATGTTGACCCGCTGGTTCAGCCAGTTGGAACTAATAAAAGTTTTGGAATAGAATTTTTGAACGCTGTTGAAGCGATTATGACCCGTTATAAAGGGGTTCACACCATGTGCGGCCTGTCCAACATTTCCTTTGGGCTGCCCAATCGCAAGTATATTAACCAGGCTTTTGCGGTAATGGCAATTGCTAAAGGATTAGATGGCTTAATTATTAACCCCTTAGACAAACAGATGATGGCAAACTTAATTGTAGCTGAAACCTTAGTTGGAAGAGATGATTTCTGCTGCAATTATCTGGAAGCTTATCGTGCTAAAAAGTTTGAATTTTAA
- a CDS encoding ASKHA domain-containing protein, with the protein MKDKLCEITFQPLGLKVKVPENTTILKAAEINNLPLEGMCNGRGTCGKCLVQASGMLTEPQLEEKERLEGKLSEGWRLACQAKVLGNVEIRLPDKQEFRTIAKGKIKQYEFDPVIKVSSEQAYGIAVDIGTTSIVASLIDLSSDGKEVAVASCLNPQTQFGADVITRITYAHGSADNVIKLKELVLGGINELISKVCKEKDIQPKEIYHITVAANNTMLHLLVGVDPFSLAVAPYNPVFVDYREYQASELGIAAPNAVVSLLPSLSAFVGADILAGVIAIDFHKLTEPALFIDIGTNGEIVANVNGKLAATSSAAGPALEGMNIHCGCRAEDGAVSSVQIEKSGQIKIKTIGSAKIKGICGSGLVELVAELVESGVILPSGRFAQSDDLPAFLAQRMIEHDGQPAFLIDADSKTMLTQKDVRQVQLAKAAIAAAVDILFQRLEIELSSVKKIYIAGAFGYHLKKEALETIGLLPAGLNVQQVEFVGNTAKEGARLCMVSRAAADEIIVLQKALVSLELSYAPEFMDNYVSQMNFPNIPKSKQEEKIGIS; encoded by the coding sequence ATGAAAGATAAATTGTGTGAAATAACATTCCAACCGCTGGGGCTAAAGGTCAAAGTACCTGAAAATACTACTATTTTGAAGGCAGCCGAAATAAATAATTTACCCTTGGAAGGCATGTGTAACGGGAGAGGTACTTGCGGTAAATGTTTAGTCCAAGCATCAGGTATGCTCACTGAACCCCAGTTGGAAGAAAAAGAACGGCTGGAAGGTAAGCTCTCTGAGGGTTGGCGACTTGCATGTCAAGCGAAAGTATTAGGAAACGTGGAAATAAGATTACCGGACAAACAAGAGTTTAGAACAATTGCAAAGGGAAAAATCAAACAATATGAGTTTGATCCAGTAATTAAAGTTTCGTCAGAACAAGCCTACGGTATTGCTGTTGACATTGGTACTACCAGTATAGTAGCCTCATTAATTGATCTAAGCTCAGACGGAAAAGAAGTTGCTGTTGCATCCTGCCTTAATCCTCAAACACAGTTTGGAGCAGATGTAATAACACGGATTACTTATGCTCATGGTAGTGCAGACAATGTTATAAAATTAAAAGAATTGGTGCTTGGCGGGATTAATGAGCTAATCTCTAAAGTATGCAAGGAAAAAGATATTCAACCTAAAGAAATCTACCATATTACAGTTGCAGCAAACAATACAATGCTGCACTTGCTGGTTGGGGTAGACCCGTTTTCTCTGGCTGTAGCACCCTATAATCCAGTTTTTGTCGACTACCGGGAGTATCAAGCTTCTGAGTTGGGTATTGCTGCTCCCAATGCCGTGGTCAGTTTATTACCTTCTCTGTCTGCCTTTGTTGGTGCCGATATTTTGGCAGGTGTTATTGCAATAGATTTTCATAAATTAACTGAACCTGCTTTATTTATAGATATTGGCACTAATGGTGAAATAGTTGCAAACGTTAATGGGAAGTTAGCAGCCACTTCTTCAGCTGCCGGTCCGGCCCTAGAGGGCATGAATATTCATTGTGGCTGCAGGGCGGAGGATGGTGCCGTTTCCAGTGTGCAGATAGAGAAGAGCGGGCAAATTAAGATTAAAACAATCGGCTCAGCGAAAATTAAAGGGATATGTGGTAGCGGGTTGGTGGAATTGGTGGCTGAATTAGTTGAGTCCGGGGTAATTCTTCCTAGCGGAAGATTTGCTCAATCTGATGATTTACCGGCCTTTCTTGCCCAGAGAATGATTGAGCATGACGGACAGCCGGCATTTTTAATTGACGCGGATTCAAAGACTATGTTAACTCAAAAAGATGTCCGCCAGGTTCAGCTGGCAAAAGCTGCCATAGCTGCCGCAGTTGATATACTGTTTCAACGATTGGAAATCGAACTTAGCTCTGTGAAAAAAATCTATATTGCGGGTGCCTTTGGGTATCATTTGAAAAAAGAGGCGTTAGAAACAATTGGTCTTTTACCGGCGGGATTAAATGTGCAGCAAGTAGAGTTTGTAGGGAACACCGCTAAGGAAGGTGCACGACTCTGTATGGTTAGCCGGGCAGCCGCCGATGAAATAATAGTTTTACAGAAGGCATTAGTATCTTTAGAATTATCTTACGCACCTGAGTTTATGGATAATTATGTAAGTCAAATGAATTTTCCAAACATACCGAAATCAAAACAAGAGGAAAAAATTGGCATATCCTAA
- a CDS encoding CoB--CoM heterodisulfide reductase iron-sulfur subunit B family protein: MKYAYFPGCCDHTSAKEYDISSRVVLKNLGIELIEIPDWSCCGSTPGHSVSHLLGVALAARNLALVEEMGLDCTASCAACYQRLAVANVEMKQDVKLCEKINRITRKNYQGKVNVKSILEVISELKPDRIKTKITKSLKNLRAAVYYGCLLVRPKEVQIDDPENPQIMDNLMRLIGAQTVDWNCKTECCGAALALSNEDIVLKLGNKILKEAALA, encoded by the coding sequence ATGAAATACGCCTATTTCCCGGGATGCTGTGATCATACCAGTGCTAAAGAATATGACATATCCTCAAGAGTGGTCTTAAAGAACCTGGGTATTGAGCTGATTGAAATCCCGGATTGGAGCTGCTGCGGCTCGACTCCCGGTCATAGTGTCAGTCATCTTCTGGGGGTGGCCCTGGCTGCACGCAATCTGGCTCTGGTGGAGGAAATGGGATTAGATTGTACAGCCTCTTGTGCTGCCTGCTATCAGCGTTTAGCAGTGGCCAATGTGGAAATGAAACAAGACGTCAAACTCTGTGAAAAAATCAATCGAATAACCAGGAAAAACTATCAAGGTAAAGTGAACGTTAAATCTATATTGGAAGTGATATCCGAATTAAAACCCGACCGGATTAAAACTAAAATTACAAAATCACTTAAAAATCTAAGAGCAGCAGTATACTATGGATGTTTATTGGTCAGGCCTAAAGAAGTACAAATAGATGACCCCGAAAATCCTCAAATTATGGATAACCTAATGAGGCTTATTGGAGCACAAACGGTAGATTGGAATTGTAAAACCGAGTGCTGCGGTGCGGCTCTGGCCTTATCCAACGAAGATATAGTATTAAAGCTGGGCAACAAAATCCTTAAAGAAGCTGCACTTGCT
- a CDS encoding CobW family GTP-binding protein translates to MVKLDIVSGFLGAGKTTLIKKILSACTTNKEKVILIENEFGQVSVDSEILRIEGFQIYELSRGCVCCTLRDDFIFTLKQILTQNPVRIIVEPSGIFILGEIFDLFKDPEISSKCYINSVTTVVDGVNYCHQKNSFSSFLENQIANASTLVISKTQFLEPSKIPEIVKELQQVNDTAAITSKNWSNLSVQEILLLLDGNTKYALNNIISSPAAGFQHSRHNHSFETLGLRTTRNIEKPELENILERFKRLEYGHILRGKGFIKANNTNLEFSYVDGKYNITKANSQIPGMVSLIGTGLQRDKLIAAFT, encoded by the coding sequence ATGGTAAAACTCGATATTGTTTCAGGCTTTTTAGGAGCTGGAAAAACAACACTAATTAAAAAAATCCTTTCAGCTTGCACTACAAATAAGGAAAAAGTAATCCTAATTGAGAATGAATTCGGCCAGGTGAGTGTTGACAGTGAAATTTTAAGGATTGAGGGTTTTCAAATCTATGAGTTATCCCGAGGCTGCGTTTGCTGCACACTTAGGGATGATTTTATTTTTACACTAAAGCAAATTTTGACCCAAAATCCAGTTCGGATAATAGTTGAACCCTCGGGTATTTTTATATTAGGAGAAATTTTTGATTTATTTAAAGACCCTGAGATTTCATCAAAATGTTATATTAACTCTGTAACTACAGTAGTAGACGGGGTAAACTATTGCCATCAAAAAAATAGCTTCTCAAGTTTTTTGGAAAACCAAATTGCCAATGCGTCAACATTAGTAATCAGTAAAACTCAATTTCTGGAACCCTCTAAAATTCCGGAAATAGTTAAGGAACTACAGCAGGTAAATGATACTGCCGCAATTACTTCCAAGAACTGGAGCAACCTCTCTGTTCAAGAAATTTTGCTGCTGCTTGATGGTAATACCAAGTATGCCCTCAATAATATTATTTCTTCTCCGGCCGCAGGTTTTCAGCATTCACGCCACAATCACAGTTTTGAAACACTGGGTCTTAGGACTACACGAAATATCGAAAAACCGGAATTAGAGAATATTCTAGAACGGTTTAAACGATTAGAATATGGACACATATTAAGAGGCAAAGGTTTCATAAAGGCTAATAATACAAATCTTGAATTCAGCTATGTGGATGGGAAATATAATATTACCAAAGCAAACTCACAGATTCCCGGAATGGTAAGTCTTATTGGTACCGGCTTACAGCGAGACAAATTAATTGCAGCTTTTACTTAA
- a CDS encoding 4Fe-4S dicluster domain-containing protein, which yields MSIINLTINLHDNKDFIEYVSIESGQPVQQCYQCGKCTAGCPIAFAMDYSPNRIIRMVQLGLKGEVLKSQTIWLCAYCSTCTSRCPRHVNLAQVMDCLRGLARREGVQLKGRAKDIALFYDCFLDTVKDNGKLYELGMMLNYNVKSRNLLKYADTGLAMFRRGKIKFFPTKNKNLKELAEIFKGVKESEEIS from the coding sequence ATGTCTATAATTAATCTAACGATAAACCTTCATGATAATAAAGATTTTATTGAATACGTAAGTATTGAAAGCGGTCAACCGGTACAGCAGTGCTATCAATGTGGTAAGTGTACTGCAGGTTGTCCAATTGCTTTTGCCATGGATTACTCCCCCAACAGGATCATCCGTATGGTTCAGCTGGGTTTAAAGGGAGAAGTACTAAAAAGCCAGACTATTTGGCTCTGTGCTTACTGCTCAACCTGTACCTCCAGATGTCCACGTCATGTAAATTTAGCTCAAGTAATGGACTGCCTGCGCGGCCTAGCCAGACGTGAAGGAGTACAGCTGAAAGGAAGAGCAAAAGATATAGCTTTGTTTTATGACTGTTTTCTGGATACCGTAAAAGATAATGGTAAGCTTTATGAATTAGGCATGATGCTAAATTATAATGTCAAGAGCAGAAATCTACTAAAATATGCCGATACAGGTTTAGCTATGTTTAGAAGAGGTAAAATCAAATTCTTTCCTACAAAAAATAAAAACCTCAAAGAATTGGCGGAGATTTTCAAAGGAGTTAAAGAGTCGGAGGAGATATCCTGA
- a CDS encoding cobalamin B12-binding domain-containing protein, translating to MFNFDDLGNAVMQGQEDLVKELAQQAIDAKVEPVSIINDGLIPAMNVVGKRFKDGDMFVPEVLMCARAMNAGVAVVKPYIVDGDMPSKGTIVIGTVKGDLHDIGKNLVGMMFESSGYNVVDLGVDTAPETFAAAVKENNAQVLCLSALLTTTMPAMKDTIEYFKQEGIRDNVKVLVGGAPITQDFADEIGADGTSPDAATAVELVEKLIG from the coding sequence ATGTTTAACTTTGATGATCTTGGTAATGCTGTAATGCAGGGACAGGAAGATCTAGTTAAAGAATTAGCACAGCAAGCTATCGATGCAAAAGTAGAACCAGTTTCAATTATTAATGATGGACTTATTCCGGCAATGAACGTAGTCGGAAAACGTTTTAAAGACGGTGACATGTTTGTACCGGAAGTATTAATGTGTGCTCGGGCTATGAATGCCGGAGTGGCAGTCGTAAAACCTTATATTGTAGATGGTGATATGCCGTCCAAAGGCACCATTGTTATTGGAACAGTTAAAGGCGATTTACATGACATCGGTAAAAACCTCGTTGGTATGATGTTTGAGAGCTCCGGGTATAATGTGGTAGATCTGGGGGTAGATACAGCGCCGGAAACTTTTGCTGCTGCAGTAAAGGAAAATAATGCTCAAGTTTTATGTCTTTCAGCTCTTTTGACTACTACTATGCCGGCCATGAAAGATACTATTGAGTATTTTAAACAGGAAGGTATACGGGATAATGTAAAAGTGCTTGTTGGCGGTGCTCCCATAACTCAGGATTTTGCAGACGAAATCGGTGCTGACGGAACATCTCCGGACGCAGCCACAGCTGTTGAGCTTGTAGAAAAGTTAATCGGTTAA
- a CDS encoding glycine betaine ABC transporter substrate-binding protein, with amino-acid sequence MRKVLKMLGIAGMLVILSAMLFGCGGGANSNGGQKDAGVKEKFEGKIIGIEPGAGVMKKTESAIEEYGLDFNLQDSSSAGMAATLEKKINNQEWVIVTGWTPHWKWAKWDLKYLEDPKGVFGEAEHISTITRKGFAEDMPEANKVLDNFSWTPDDMQAVMLKIREGMSPDDAAKEWIAANQEKVEEWVQDVDKSAAAGKEIKLGYVEWDSEIASTHVVKNVLEDLGFAVKATAVDNAVMWQGVAQGSLDAIVSAWLPVTHGDLYNEVKDRIVDLGPNLEGAKIGLVVPSYVTIDSIEDLK; translated from the coding sequence TTGCGTAAGGTTTTGAAAATGCTGGGTATTGCTGGTATGCTGGTTATTCTGAGTGCAATGCTGTTTGGTTGTGGCGGAGGTGCCAACTCCAATGGGGGGCAAAAAGATGCCGGAGTTAAAGAAAAGTTTGAAGGGAAAATTATAGGTATTGAACCGGGTGCCGGTGTCATGAAGAAAACAGAAAGTGCAATTGAAGAGTATGGGTTAGATTTTAATCTACAGGACAGCAGCAGTGCCGGTATGGCTGCTACTTTGGAAAAGAAAATAAATAATCAAGAGTGGGTAATAGTGACCGGTTGGACACCACACTGGAAGTGGGCTAAGTGGGACTTAAAATATCTTGAAGATCCTAAAGGAGTTTTTGGTGAGGCAGAACACATTTCTACCATTACCCGTAAGGGTTTTGCAGAGGACATGCCTGAGGCAAATAAGGTGTTGGACAACTTCTCCTGGACCCCCGACGATATGCAGGCAGTTATGCTAAAGATTCGTGAAGGCATGTCCCCGGATGATGCTGCTAAAGAATGGATTGCTGCTAATCAGGAAAAAGTGGAAGAGTGGGTACAAGATGTAGATAAGTCAGCTGCTGCAGGAAAAGAAATTAAGTTGGGTTATGTTGAGTGGGACTCTGAAATTGCCAGTACACACGTAGTTAAAAATGTATTGGAGGACTTAGGGTTTGCCGTTAAGGCCACTGCTGTTGATAATGCTGTAATGTGGCAGGGAGTTGCTCAAGGTAGTTTAGATGCTATTGTATCCGCATGGCTGCCGGTAACCCACGGGGATCTCTACAACGAGGTGAAAGACCGGATAGTTGATCTCGGACCAAACCTCGAAGGAGCAAAAATTGGACTGGTTGTTCCCAGTTATGTAACTATTGATTCAATCGAAGATCTTAAATAA